One Oharaeibacter diazotrophicus DNA segment encodes these proteins:
- a CDS encoding NADH-quinone oxidoreductase subunit M, translated as MSGLPLLSLTTFLPLVGVLFLLLLRAQDEAAVRNVRWVALITTVVTFLVSLFVWAGFDPKNPGFQLTEQADWMGTFFAYRMGVDGISILFVMLTTFLMPFCILASWESVQVRVKEYMIAFLVLETLLVGVFSATDLVLFYVFFEGGLIPMFLIIGVWGGKRRVYASYKFFLYTLAGSVLMMIAIMAMYWQAGTTDITQLVDHPFPASMQWWLWFAFFASFAVKMPMWPVHTWLPDAHVEAPTAGSVLLAAILLKMGGYGFLRFSLPMFPLASADLAPFVFTLSVVAIVYTSLVALMQEDIKKLIAYSSVAHMGYVTMGIFTMNTQGIQGAIFQMFSHGLVSGALFLCVGVVYDRIHTREIDAYGGLVNRMPVYATVFLIFTMANVGLPGTSGFVGEFLTLSAAFQVNTWVAFFATTGVILSAAYALWLFRRVVWGSLTKASLKNIVDLSPRELAIIVPLVVLTIFYGVYPVPVLDACAASVEALIRNAQAAIDAAGQTASAVDAVVIR; from the coding sequence ATGAGCGGCCTTCCGCTTCTCTCGCTCACGACGTTCCTGCCGCTCGTCGGCGTCCTGTTCCTCCTCCTTCTGAGGGCGCAGGACGAGGCGGCCGTGCGCAATGTCCGCTGGGTCGCCCTGATCACCACGGTGGTCACCTTCCTGGTGTCGCTGTTCGTCTGGGCCGGGTTCGATCCGAAGAACCCCGGCTTCCAGCTGACCGAGCAGGCCGACTGGATGGGGACCTTCTTCGCCTACCGCATGGGCGTCGACGGCATCTCGATCCTGTTCGTGATGCTGACCACCTTCCTGATGCCGTTCTGCATCCTCGCCTCGTGGGAGAGCGTGCAGGTCCGCGTCAAGGAGTACATGATCGCCTTCCTGGTGCTGGAGACGCTGCTGGTCGGCGTGTTCTCGGCCACCGACCTCGTGCTGTTCTACGTCTTCTTCGAGGGCGGCCTGATCCCGATGTTCCTGATCATCGGCGTCTGGGGCGGCAAGCGGCGCGTCTACGCCTCCTACAAGTTCTTCCTCTACACCCTCGCCGGCTCGGTGCTGATGATGATCGCCATCATGGCGATGTACTGGCAGGCCGGCACCACCGACATCACCCAGCTGGTCGACCACCCGTTCCCGGCGTCTATGCAGTGGTGGCTGTGGTTCGCCTTCTTCGCGAGCTTCGCGGTGAAGATGCCGATGTGGCCGGTGCACACGTGGCTCCCCGACGCGCACGTCGAGGCGCCCACCGCCGGCTCGGTGCTCCTGGCGGCGATCCTCCTGAAGATGGGCGGCTACGGCTTCCTGCGCTTCTCGCTGCCGATGTTCCCGCTCGCCTCGGCCGACCTCGCGCCCTTCGTGTTCACCCTCTCGGTCGTCGCCATCGTCTACACCTCGCTGGTGGCGCTGATGCAGGAGGACATCAAGAAGCTGATCGCCTATTCGTCGGTCGCCCACATGGGCTACGTGACCATGGGCATCTTCACGATGAACACTCAAGGGATTCAGGGCGCCATCTTCCAGATGTTCAGCCACGGCCTCGTCTCGGGCGCGCTGTTCCTCTGCGTCGGCGTCGTCTACGACCGCATCCACACCCGCGAGATCGACGCCTACGGCGGCCTCGTCAACCGGATGCCGGTCTACGCCACGGTGTTCCTGATCTTCACCATGGCCAACGTCGGCCTGCCCGGCACCTCGGGGTTCGTCGGCGAGTTCCTGACGCTGAGCGCCGCCTTCCAGGTCAACACCTGGGTCGCCTTCTTCGCGACCACCGGCGTGATCCTGTCGGCCGCCTACGCGCTGTGGCTGTTCCGCCGGGTGGTCTGGGGTTCGCTCACCAAGGCGAGCCTGAAGAATATCGTCGACCTCAGCCCGCGCGAGCTCGCCATCATCGTCCCGCTCGTCGTGCTGACGATCTTCTACGGCGTCTACCCGGTGCCGGTGCTCGACGCCTGCGCCGCCTCGGTCGAGGCGCTGATCCGAAACGCCCAGGCGGCCATCGACGCCGCCGGCCAGACCGCGTCGGCCGTCGACGCCGTCGTCATCCGCTGA